A stretch of Anaerobiospirillum thomasii DNA encodes these proteins:
- a CDS encoding aromatic amino acid transaminase — protein MFFDRIEAAPADPILGLTDAFRNDPNPEKINLGVGVYQDDAGKTPVLSCVKDAEKFILDNEQSKSYLPITGLLEFGVLTRALIFGTSSEFVAGGRAVTCHCPGGTGALRIGADFIKQQNVASTIWISDPTWANHYQIATAAGLKYERYPYYDRVTHGLAFEKMLETLDQAQEGDVVLLHACCHNPTGIDPTAEQWEALAQFMAQKKLLPFIDFAYQGFGKGIEEDAIGIRTIAKHCKEFIIASSYSKNLGLYNERVGALTVVSADAETAERVNSQVKIAVRTAISNPPAHGEKIVTTILGNDDLRKKWVEELAAMRGRIHEMRQMLADKLSAAGAGDFSFITEQNGMFSFSGLNKEQVEKLKQNFGIYIVGSGRICVAGINTSNIDKLVSAITAVIKND, from the coding sequence ATGTTTTTTGATCGTATTGAAGCAGCTCCTGCTGATCCTATTCTTGGTTTAACTGATGCCTTCAGGAATGATCCAAATCCTGAAAAGATTAATCTTGGCGTAGGCGTATATCAGGATGATGCAGGTAAAACTCCGGTTCTATCCTGTGTCAAGGATGCTGAGAAGTTCATTTTAGACAATGAGCAGTCCAAGTCATATCTTCCAATTACAGGTTTATTAGAGTTTGGTGTTTTAACCCGCGCCTTAATTTTTGGTACCTCAAGCGAGTTTGTAGCAGGCGGCCGTGCTGTAACCTGCCACTGCCCTGGTGGTACCGGTGCACTGCGCATAGGTGCAGATTTCATCAAACAGCAGAATGTTGCCAGCACCATCTGGATTTCAGATCCTACCTGGGCCAATCACTATCAGATTGCCACAGCCGCTGGTTTAAAATATGAGCGCTATCCTTATTATGACAGAGTAACTCACGGTCTTGCCTTTGAGAAAATGCTTGAGACTTTAGATCAGGCTCAGGAGGGAGACGTTGTTCTACTTCATGCCTGCTGTCACAATCCTACAGGTATTGATCCAACTGCAGAGCAGTGGGAAGCTTTAGCTCAGTTTATGGCACAGAAGAAACTGCTGCCATTTATTGATTTTGCCTATCAGGGCTTTGGCAAGGGTATTGAAGAGGATGCCATTGGTATCAGAACTATTGCCAAGCACTGCAAAGAGTTTATCATTGCCTCATCCTATTCAAAGAACTTAGGTCTGTACAATGAGCGTGTTGGTGCTCTTACTGTGGTTAGTGCCGATGCAGAAACTGCCGAGCGTGTAAACTCACAGGTTAAGATTGCTGTACGTACAGCTATTTCAAATCCTCCTGCCCACGGTGAGAAAATCGTTACTACTATTTTAGGTAATGATGATCTGCGCAAGAAGTGGGTTGAAGAGCTTGCTGCCATGAGAGGCCGCATTCATGAAATGCGTCAGATGCTTGCAGATAAGTTAAGTGCTGCAGGTGCCGGTGATTTTAGCTTTATCACCGAGCAGAACGGTATGTTCTCCTTCTCAGGTCTTAACAAGGAGCAGGTTGAGAAGTTAAAGCAGAACTTTGGTATCTACATCGTAGGCTCTGGCCGCATCTGTGTTGCAGGTATCAACACTTCAAATATCGACAAGCTGGTCTCTGCCATTACTGCAGTTATCAAAAACGACTAA
- a CDS encoding amino acid ABC transporter ATP-binding protein: MIVIKDLHKSFGSHCILNGIDLEVKKSEVVVVIGPSGSGKSTLLRCVNYLEVPSSGTITIDNHTITPETNINTIRAEVGMVFQHFNLFGHMSVLDNITLAPIKVRGMSKADAQEVALDLLSKVGLKDKASSYPSQLSGGQQQRVAIARALAMKPKIMLFDEPTSALDPEMVNEVLEVMKNLAESGMTMMVVTHEMGFARQVADRVLFVDGGKIIEQGSPDEVFSNPKEDRTKDFLSKIL, from the coding sequence ATGATTGTAATTAAGGATTTGCACAAGAGCTTTGGCTCACACTGTATTTTAAATGGTATCGATCTTGAGGTTAAAAAGAGCGAGGTAGTTGTAGTTATCGGTCCTTCAGGTTCAGGTAAGAGTACACTGCTGCGCTGTGTAAACTATCTTGAGGTTCCAAGCTCTGGCACCATTACCATTGACAATCACACCATTACTCCTGAGACCAATATCAATACCATACGTGCCGAGGTGGGTATGGTGTTTCAGCACTTCAATCTCTTTGGTCACATGTCTGTGCTTGATAATATTACCTTGGCTCCAATCAAGGTGCGCGGTATGTCCAAGGCAGATGCACAGGAGGTGGCTCTTGATCTGCTCTCAAAGGTAGGTCTTAAGGATAAAGCCTCATCCTATCCAAGTCAGCTCTCAGGCGGTCAGCAGCAGCGTGTGGCTATTGCCAGAGCTCTGGCTATGAAACCTAAGATCATGCTTTTTGATGAGCCTACATCAGCACTTGATCCTGAAATGGTTAATGAAGTGCTTGAGGTTATGAAAAATCTGGCTGAAAGCGGCATGACCATGATGGTGGTAACCCATGAGATGGGCTTTGCCAGACAGGTGGCAGATCGCGTGCTCTTTGTTGACGGCGGCAAGATTATTGAGCAGGGAAGTCCTGATGAGGTATTCTCAAATCCAAAGGAGGATAGAACCAAAGACTTCCTGTCCAAGATTTTATAA
- a CDS encoding amino acid ABC transporter permease: protein MTFDFSLITDNLSLLLLGAFVTVKITAASVAIGTFIGLFVGIAEIARYWWIRIPAKIYVDFLRGTPLLVQIFIIYFAMPIILGVRIDPFVAAITACSINSGAYVAEIFRAGIQSIDKGQMEAGRSLGLSWSSTMLFIIIPQAFKRVVPQLGNEFIAMLKDSSLVSVIGFEELTRKGQLIIASTYGSLEIWSAVAVIYLVMTLSITRFVAYLEKRFK, encoded by the coding sequence ATGACATTTGATTTTTCACTGATTACGGATAATCTGTCCTTACTTCTTTTAGGTGCTTTTGTTACAGTTAAAATTACAGCCGCATCTGTGGCTATAGGTACTTTTATCGGCCTGTTTGTTGGTATTGCAGAGATTGCAAGATACTGGTGGATAAGAATTCCTGCCAAGATTTATGTAGACTTTTTAAGAGGCACTCCACTTCTAGTTCAGATTTTTATCATCTATTTTGCCATGCCTATTATTCTTGGCGTAAGAATAGATCCTTTTGTTGCAGCTATTACTGCCTGCTCTATCAACTCAGGTGCCTATGTAGCTGAAATTTTCCGTGCCGGCATTCAGTCTATAGACAAAGGTCAGATGGAGGCAGGTCGCTCATTGGGTCTGTCATGGAGCTCCACCATGCTCTTTATCATTATTCCTCAGGCCTTCAAGCGCGTGGTACCACAGCTTGGCAATGAATTTATCGCCATGCTCAAGGATTCATCACTTGTGTCTGTAATCGGCTTTGAGGAGCTGACAAGAAAGGGACAGCTTATTATTGCAAGTACCTATGGCTCACTTGAGATCTGGTCTGCTGTTGCTGTTATCTATCTTGTTATGACCTTGTCCATCACACGTTTTGTGGCCTATCTTGAAAAGAGATTTAAGTAA
- a CDS encoding basic amino acid ABC transporter substrate-binding protein, with protein MARNFKSSVLAMTLFAGSVFGASVATAADVLKVGTEGTYAPFEFVDINNKGQLIGYDIDIMAAVAKDLGMELEVVNMPFDGLIPALMTQQIDAIAAAMSITEDRAKKVTFSDPYYKSGLSIIVRKDSQDKYKTADDLKDQTLCAQIGTTGFMTANKISGKVTAFNTQPEVFLELQSGGCEAVVNDRPVNLYYLVQNKDVAAVELKDILSAEEYGIAVRKGNTELQEKINASLKKLKESGEFGKIHKKWFNVEE; from the coding sequence ATGGCACGCAATTTTAAATCTTCAGTTCTTGCTATGACTCTGTTTGCAGGTTCTGTATTTGGTGCATCAGTAGCAACAGCAGCTGACGTACTTAAGGTTGGCACTGAAGGAACCTATGCTCCTTTTGAGTTTGTGGACATTAACAACAAGGGTCAGCTCATAGGCTATGATATTGATATTATGGCAGCTGTTGCAAAAGATCTGGGTATGGAGCTTGAAGTTGTGAATATGCCTTTTGACGGCCTTATTCCTGCTCTCATGACACAGCAGATTGATGCTATTGCCGCTGCTATGTCAATTACAGAGGACAGAGCTAAGAAGGTTACCTTCTCCGATCCTTACTACAAATCAGGCCTTAGCATCATTGTACGCAAAGACAGTCAGGACAAGTACAAGACAGCTGACGATCTTAAAGATCAGACTCTGTGTGCACAGATCGGCACTACAGGCTTTATGACTGCCAACAAGATTTCAGGCAAGGTTACTGCCTTTAATACACAGCCTGAGGTTTTCCTTGAGCTGCAGTCAGGCGGTTGCGAGGCTGTGGTCAATGACCGTCCTGTAAATCTGTACTATCTGGTGCAGAACAAGGATGTAGCTGCAGTGGAGCTTAAAGATATTCTCTCAGCTGAGGAGTATGGTATTGCTGTAAGAAAGGGCAATACTGAGCTTCAGGAGAAGATCAACGCCTCTTTAAAGAAATTAAAGGAGAGCGGTGAGTTTGGCAAGATCCACAAAAAGTGGTTTAACGTAGAAGAGTAG
- a CDS encoding HAD family hydrolase: MEIKNVIFDFGGVLLDWNPRYLYNDVFNDKEKMEYFLEHICSSTWNAQMDKGVPFKDAVARLQEQYPEYKEEIALYETGWPKMLKGEIADGIDIFNKVKESGRFKIYGLTNWSAETFPVAFSRYRFLDDFEGIVVSGEEEMIKPEKGIYHTLLERYHLKPQECVFIDDSLANVNMANSLGIHAVHCVDFKLVRAQLSNLLKLDL; this comes from the coding sequence GTGGAAATTAAAAATGTAATTTTTGATTTTGGCGGTGTGCTGCTTGACTGGAACCCAAGATACCTTTACAACGATGTGTTCAATGATAAAGAGAAAATGGAATATTTTCTTGAGCATATCTGCTCTAGCACATGGAATGCACAGATGGATAAAGGCGTGCCTTTTAAAGATGCAGTTGCCAGACTGCAAGAGCAGTATCCTGAGTATAAAGAAGAAATTGCCCTGTACGAGACAGGCTGGCCTAAGATGCTCAAAGGCGAAATAGCAGATGGTATTGATATTTTCAACAAGGTCAAAGAGTCAGGGCGTTTTAAGATCTATGGACTTACCAACTGGTCGGCTGAAACCTTCCCTGTTGCCTTTTCACGCTACAGATTTTTAGATGATTTTGAAGGTATTGTAGTCTCTGGTGAAGAGGAGATGATTAAACCTGAAAAAGGTATCTATCATACACTGCTTGAGCGCTATCATCTTAAGCCTCAGGAATGTGTCTTTATCGATGACAGTCTGGCCAATGTCAATATGGCCAATTCTCTTGGCATCCATGCCGTGCACTGTGTCGATTTTAAGCTTGTAAGAGCACAGCTCTCCAATCTTTTAAAACTCGATCTCTAG
- a CDS encoding basic amino acid ABC transporter substrate-binding protein produces the protein MKKSILAAAILALGLNAASADVLKVGTHPTFAPFEYVDDNGKAIGFDIELIEAIAKTQGDTVEIVSMPFDGLIPALLTGQIDASITGMTITDERKKRVDFTEGYYVSSLSALIAAKDKESLTDVQKLKGQKICAQIGTTGAMFAEKLSPGNVVALNNQPDAMLELQNGGCVALINDRPVNLFYLQKANTDKIVELADKSLVENADVYGIAVQKGNSAMVEKLNKGLKAVKENGQYKELHKKYFGVEQ, from the coding sequence ATGAAAAAAAGTATTCTGGCAGCTGCCATATTAGCTTTAGGTCTTAATGCTGCATCTGCTGATGTTCTTAAAGTTGGTACCCATCCTACCTTTGCTCCATTTGAGTATGTAGATGACAATGGCAAAGCCATAGGTTTTGATATTGAGCTTATTGAGGCTATTGCCAAAACCCAGGGTGATACAGTTGAGATTGTCTCCATGCCTTTTGACGGTCTGATCCCTGCGCTGCTTACAGGTCAGATTGATGCCTCAATTACCGGCATGACTATAACTGATGAGAGAAAGAAGCGTGTTGATTTTACAGAAGGTTATTATGTAAGCTCACTGTCAGCTTTAATTGCCGCCAAGGATAAAGAAAGTCTTACTGATGTGCAGAAGTTAAAGGGTCAGAAGATCTGTGCTCAGATTGGTACTACAGGTGCCATGTTTGCCGAGAAGCTAAGCCCTGGCAATGTTGTGGCTCTTAACAATCAGCCAGATGCCATGCTTGAGCTGCAAAACGGCGGCTGTGTGGCCCTCATCAATGACAGACCTGTAAATCTTTTTTATCTGCAAAAGGCCAACACTGACAAGATTGTAGAGCTTGCTGACAAGAGCCTTGTGGAAAATGCCGATGTCTACGGTATTGCCGTACAAAAGGGCAACAGTGCCATGGTTGAAAAATTAAACAAGGGTCTTAAGGCCGTAAAGGAAAATGGTCAGTACAAGGAGCTACACAAAAAGTACTTTGGCGTTGAGCAGTAA
- a CDS encoding putative motility protein, whose protein sequence is MSSSITGLSSNFGHESLAVAMTKKANEQQGQQALQLIQGAMETVQNTQAAAPKAAGSLGSNINIKV, encoded by the coding sequence ATGAGCTCATCAATTACTGGTTTATCAAGCAATTTTGGTCACGAGTCACTAGCAGTTGCCATGACCAAGAAAGCCAATGAGCAGCAGGGTCAGCAGGCACTGCAGTTAATTCAGGGCGCCATGGAGACTGTACAGAATACTCAGGCAGCAGCTCCAAAGGCAGCAGGCTCCTTAGGCTCAAACATCAATATCAAGGTTTAA
- the ybaK gene encoding Cys-tRNA(Pro) deacylase, whose product MTPAQTFLNKNKIPYTTYEYDCSVDHDFGRFAASALQIDPNRVFKTIMLHQDKTYVTCIVPVNAMISLKNLARACKIKKLEMTDQATASKITGYVIGGISPFGQKRKTMVVLNDSALNYDEILVSGGRRGFSVGVNPHDLIKALDALCADITEHADAS is encoded by the coding sequence ATTACACCTGCCCAGACTTTTTTAAATAAAAATAAAATTCCCTATACCACCTACGAGTACGACTGCAGCGTAGATCATGATTTTGGTCGCTTTGCAGCCTCTGCTTTGCAGATTGACCCAAACCGTGTCTTTAAAACCATAATGCTCCATCAGGATAAAACCTATGTCACCTGCATTGTGCCCGTCAATGCCATGATCTCTCTTAAAAATCTGGCCCGAGCCTGCAAGATAAAAAAACTTGAGATGACAGATCAGGCTACAGCATCAAAAATTACAGGTTATGTCATAGGTGGCATTTCACCTTTTGGGCAGAAAAGAAAGACTATGGTGGTGCTCAATGACAGCGCTTTAAACTATGATGAAATACTAGTAAGCGGCGGCAGGCGCGGTTTTAGTGTAGGTGTCAATCCTCATGATTTAATCAAGGCACTAGATGCACTGTGTGCTGATATTACAGAGCACGCCGATGCCTCTTAG
- a CDS encoding IS1634 family transposase, whose amino-acid sequence MTDKNLIDKARNSLPRVYINAKGKDEDRIVYVIAYELVYVEGKSYKKNSKTIGRIESADGFGTINFNAAFLRDNPIFDEVTVKRIGRNTSKNNAEKSQFSFELKKKDNKTKQQKNQMAKPDVDTTPEIFAEPRIMKFGASYFIKSVIENSASGRALRQLNLSKIRYNQLLTVLVYIIACGIDQIEAIEYYVRDHIVPYKKNMNKDVLYNLWKHLDEATQRKFFELKQTIIHNSTCKMGAVSKTKYFALDGSNCDCYARNISKATYGKSKSGTDTPIVSYLSMIDQKSGELVSFYPYSGSTPDISTLEGAVKHSLKAGCDDYCLVTDRGYSSSYNISFLYDKGINFLMHLKASSSHIKAIIRENIDALCCGNNCSIIRHEKEVNYAMQIEKLWSYGNRQKGKERNRAKIYLYLFYNKDIYQETKDFLISTIEEANVKYDDYKRKLAKAKKQHKSNPEMDLSSSVEKLMKDNIIILDKTTNRFIFNNEKGNIYCHESSVWILASSLQLSCEDAFNAYRERNNIEVMYRYLKDQVDASTMHVSSDTSFTGKLFVSLLASEFLNMMNLKIKQHNKTAPECDKVKLKSNSLSMTFKDLDLIECTQYADEIIPKTNLSKNYEKLFQIFNVDPIDLKTDYYQGAGLE is encoded by the coding sequence ATGACTGATAAAAATCTTATTGATAAAGCTAGAAACTCTTTGCCTAGAGTCTATATAAATGCCAAAGGTAAAGACGAAGATAGGATTGTTTATGTCATTGCTTATGAGCTTGTCTATGTTGAAGGAAAATCATATAAAAAGAATTCTAAGACTATTGGGCGCATAGAAAGCGCTGATGGCTTTGGCACTATAAATTTTAATGCCGCATTCTTGCGCGATAATCCAATATTTGATGAGGTTACAGTAAAGCGCATAGGCAGAAATACCTCAAAGAACAATGCAGAGAAAAGCCAGTTTTCTTTTGAGTTAAAAAAGAAAGATAATAAAACCAAGCAGCAGAAAAATCAGATGGCAAAGCCTGATGTTGATACTACCCCTGAGATTTTTGCTGAGCCTAGAATTATGAAATTTGGGGCATCATATTTTATAAAGTCTGTTATAGAAAACAGCGCAAGCGGCAGAGCATTAAGACAGCTTAATCTATCAAAAATCAGATATAACCAGCTTTTAACAGTGCTTGTATATATTATTGCCTGTGGCATAGATCAGATAGAGGCAATTGAATATTATGTTCGTGACCATATAGTCCCATATAAGAAAAACATGAACAAAGATGTTCTTTATAATTTGTGGAAACATCTTGATGAAGCCACTCAACGTAAATTTTTTGAATTAAAACAGACTATTATTCATAACAGCACATGTAAGATGGGAGCTGTGAGTAAGACAAAATATTTTGCTTTAGACGGCAGCAACTGTGACTGCTATGCTCGAAATATAAGCAAAGCCACATACGGTAAATCTAAAAGTGGCACAGACACTCCTATAGTGTCATATCTATCAATGATTGATCAAAAATCAGGAGAGCTGGTTTCATTCTATCCTTATTCAGGATCAACTCCAGATATATCGACATTAGAAGGTGCCGTAAAACACTCTCTTAAGGCCGGGTGCGATGATTATTGTCTTGTTACAGATCGTGGCTATTCAAGCAGCTACAACATTTCATTTCTCTACGATAAAGGCATAAATTTTTTAATGCATCTAAAAGCCAGCTCGTCTCATATTAAAGCCATTATCAGGGAAAATATTGATGCTCTTTGCTGTGGCAACAACTGCTCTATCATAAGACATGAAAAAGAGGTTAATTATGCTATGCAGATTGAGAAATTATGGTCCTATGGCAATAGACAAAAAGGCAAAGAGAGAAACAGAGCCAAAATTTACCTTTATCTGTTTTATAACAAGGATATTTATCAGGAAACCAAAGATTTTCTAATCAGCACAATTGAAGAAGCCAACGTCAAATATGATGACTATAAAAGAAAGCTTGCAAAAGCTAAAAAACAACATAAATCCAACCCAGAAATGGATCTTTCCTCTAGTGTTGAAAAGCTTATGAAGGACAATATTATCATCCTGGATAAGACCACCAACAGATTTATTTTTAATAATGAAAAAGGCAATATCTACTGCCATGAAAGCTCTGTATGGATACTTGCATCATCTTTACAGTTAAGCTGCGAAGATGCTTTTAATGCGTACAGAGAGCGCAATAACATCGAGGTGATGTACAGATATCTAAAAGATCAGGTTGATGCTTCTACTATGCACGTCTCATCGGACACATCTTTTACAGGCAAACTGTTTGTAAGCCTGCTTGCATCAGAATTTTTAAACATGATGAATTTAAAAATCAAACAGCATAATAAAACAGCTCCTGAGTGCGACAAGGTTAAACTTAAGAGCAACTCATTATCGATGACATTTAAGGATTTAGATCTGATTGAGTGCACTCAGTATGCAGATGAGATTATCCCTAAAACAAATTTAAGCAAGAACTACGAAAAGCTGTTTCAGATCTTTAATGTAGATCCTATAGATCTAAAGACAGACTACTACCAAGGGGCCGGCCTTGAATAG
- a CDS encoding ATP-binding protein: MSNEQTYTLTEDESRIIKAFKDIRLKGLALAFHRQFTTPDIFSGLTFNERLLMALQEHIDYANEVKGQTLLKRSKLRGNQDLDFILRSEKRGLSNTTMAELASLSFVVKKQNVIVRGASGTGKTELICNIGRRACLRGMSVQYTIANDLLEQFSIFNVEQRLKFREKLKKVHLLIIDDLFLTDFYEARYAKYLNDILNDRINTASTLIATQLTSVGMAKRFVNIDAAITDAVTRRINQCVQDITLLPYDFV, from the coding sequence ATGTCAAATGAACAAACTTACACTCTAACTGAAGATGAAAGCCGTATAATAAAAGCTTTTAAAGACATTCGTTTAAAAGGCCTTGCTCTGGCCTTTCATCGCCAGTTTACAACGCCAGACATATTTAGCGGTTTGACATTTAATGAAAGACTGCTGATGGCGCTTCAAGAGCATATTGATTATGCTAATGAGGTTAAAGGTCAGACGCTGTTAAAGCGCAGTAAACTCAGAGGAAATCAAGATTTAGATTTTATTTTAAGGAGTGAAAAGAGAGGGCTTAGTAATACAACTATGGCAGAGCTTGCCTCGCTGAGTTTTGTAGTTAAAAAACAAAATGTCATAGTACGAGGAGCATCTGGAACAGGTAAGACAGAGCTCATATGCAATATCGGTAGAAGAGCTTGCCTCAGAGGCATGAGTGTACAATATACAATAGCCAATGATCTCCTAGAGCAATTCTCTATATTTAACGTAGAGCAAAGACTTAAATTCAGAGAAAAGCTTAAAAAGGTGCACCTGCTGATAATAGATGATTTATTTTTGACCGACTTTTATGAAGCCAGGTATGCTAAATATCTTAATGATATTTTAAATGATCGTATTAATACTGCGTCTACACTGATAGCAACACAGCTTACATCTGTAGGTATGGCTAAAAGGTTTGTAAATATTGATGCAGCCATAACAGATGCTGTAACTAGGCGCATTAATCAGTGTGTACAGGATATTACACTTCTGCCATATGACTTTGTCTAG
- a CDS encoding Mu transposase domain-containing protein, giving the protein MSKQFYYFNYMENCIANKWHYLSRSQFYHYLKKAEDELFAKTADPVFIMDKTYGLSCEIDFAGKKCALTLPGGVKTDFNVFVIVWSASCYVFARFVERQTTEATCIAISAAFKHFNCLPQEIIPDNAKAWVEDHSIISEPIINKSFEDFMSRFDVFVHPTSPRAPTHKSRVEYAVRLITERVINNYDSDTPRSLEEHNHLLQDLIEKRINQAQLRGDLEQNRAYLFEHCEKPKARAMISTIPQFAHIYILKVPRNYHITFGTNKYSVPYTYIGQVVTVRVYENILTISCDDRLIATHPINFAQNNSVNTIRAHMPENHKAVQDERKYLKIEQALDEAFNLSKNLHSYCSWKNKQKNGHALKACVAAINFYKGSANTELADKTFMKIMQMEPAVRNITNLVQIYKQMVSESLKPREDDIADIACTAEDPVINEPRSDKASEQGNLTFSVDDDGVLRNSRDVAMARKLGKAQENK; this is encoded by the coding sequence ATGAGCAAGCAATTTTATTATTTTAATTACATGGAAAACTGTATTGCCAATAAATGGCACTACTTATCTCGCAGTCAGTTTTATCATTATTTAAAAAAGGCAGAAGATGAGCTTTTTGCAAAAACGGCTGATCCAGTATTTATCATGGACAAGACATATGGACTAAGCTGCGAAATTGATTTTGCCGGAAAAAAGTGTGCTCTGACACTTCCTGGAGGCGTTAAGACAGATTTTAATGTATTTGTAATTGTGTGGTCTGCCAGTTGTTACGTTTTTGCAAGATTCGTAGAAAGACAGACCACAGAGGCTACATGCATAGCTATAAGCGCTGCATTTAAGCACTTTAACTGTCTACCCCAGGAAATAATACCTGACAATGCCAAAGCATGGGTAGAAGATCACTCTATTATATCAGAGCCTATCATAAATAAATCATTTGAAGACTTTATGTCGCGTTTTGATGTATTTGTACATCCAACATCACCACGTGCGCCAACTCATAAATCCAGGGTTGAATACGCTGTAAGGTTAATAACTGAACGTGTTATCAACAATTATGACAGTGACACACCAAGATCACTGGAGGAACATAACCACCTATTACAGGATCTGATTGAAAAGCGTATTAATCAGGCCCAGCTGCGTGGAGATTTAGAGCAAAACAGAGCCTATCTGTTTGAGCATTGTGAAAAACCTAAAGCCCGCGCCATGATCTCTACCATACCTCAATTTGCCCATATCTATATCCTCAAAGTGCCTCGTAACTACCATATAACATTTGGTACAAATAAATATTCTGTCCCATATACCTATATAGGTCAGGTGGTAACAGTCAGAGTGTATGAAAATATATTAACAATATCATGCGATGATCGCCTTATTGCCACGCATCCTATTAATTTTGCACAAAATAACAGCGTCAATACGATTAGAGCACATATGCCTGAGAACCACAAGGCCGTTCAAGATGAAAGGAAGTATTTAAAGATTGAACAGGCGCTGGATGAAGCTTTTAATCTCAGTAAAAATCTGCACTCATACTGTTCATGGAAAAATAAGCAAAAAAACGGACATGCCCTCAAAGCATGTGTTGCGGCCATTAATTTCTATAAAGGATCTGCCAACACAGAGCTTGCTGATAAGACATTCATGAAAATAATGCAGATGGAACCAGCTGTTAGAAACATAACAAATTTAGTCCAAATTTATAAGCAGATGGTATCAGAGTCTTTAAAACCGCGTGAGGATGATATTGCCGATATAGCCTGTACTGCAGAAGATCCCGTCATCAATGAGCCCAGATCTGACAAAGCCAGTGAGCAAGGTAATTTAACATTTAGTGTTGATGACGATGGTGTTCTGCGCAACTCTAGAGATGTGGCTATGGCCAGAAAATTGGGTAAAGCACAGGAGAATAAATAA